One window from the genome of Euwallacea similis isolate ESF13 chromosome 36, ESF131.1, whole genome shotgun sequence encodes:
- the LOC136418635 gene encoding lymphokine-activated killer T-cell-originated protein kinase yields MSQINVEQFCTPKKPDKKLMNKIKIPPSPYMKKIGYGTGIAVYELQRSPAFNKFRSPWAIKKLITRKLENNLIKTRLKNEAEVLRTLVHPNIIGFRAFLEQKNGNSLLAMEECNSCLGDLIEDRSDNENGPFAAKTIIKVAGDVTQALSYLHNTALIIHGDLKSYNVLVKGDFEMCKLCDFGVYLPVTKDGTVDKEKAPRAEYEGTRSWCAPEILGYTQDITTKADIYSFGLILWEMIALCPPVSEELADNLSKCAELNRETLDDLLETMSTRQRPAIPENVQLGEEYKLILEIYYCCTDEDKKNRPPALDLAVLFHDIQNSQG; encoded by the exons ATGTCGCAAATAAATGTAGAACAGTTCTGTACTCCCAAGAAACCCGacaagaaattaatgaataagaTTAAAATACCACCTTCACcttacatgaaaaaaatcgGTTATGGAACAG GAATAGCAGTCTACGAACTTCAACGTTCTCCAGCTTTCAACAAGTTTCGATCACCAtgggcaataaaaaaacttatcacCCGCAAATTGGAGAATAACCTAATAAAAACTCGCTTAAAAAATGAGGCTGAAGTATTGAGAACACTGGTACACCCTAATATAATTGGCTTTCGGGCTTTCCTTGAGCAAAAAAATGGCAACAGTTTGCTGGCAATGGAAGAGTGCAACAGCTGTCTTGGAGACTTAATTGAAGACagaagtgacaatgaaaatggcCCATTTGCTgcaaaaactataataaaagTAGCTGGAGATGTTACTCAAGCACTGTCATATCTACATAATACAGCCTTAATTATTCATGGTGATTTAAAATCATACAATGTGCTGGTGAAAGGAGATTTTGAAATGTGTAAACTTTGTGATTTTGGAGTGTATCTTCCGGTCACCAAAGATGGGACTGTAGACAAAGAAAAGGCACCTAGGGCTGAATATGAAGGAACTCGGTCATGGTGTGCTCCAGAAATACTAGGCTATACCCAGGATATTACAACCAAAG ctgatatttatagttttggattgattttGTGGGAAATGATAGCTTTGTGTCCACCAGTTAGTGAGGAATTGGCAGATAATTTAAGCAAATGTGCAGAACTAAATAGAGAAACGTTGGATGATCTTTTAGAGACAATGAGTACTCGTCAAAGACCAGCAATACCTGAAAATGTTCAGTTGGGTGAGGAATATAAACTTATATTGGAAATCTATTACTGTTGTACTGATGAAGACAAAAAAAACAGACCTCCTGCATTGGATTTAGCAGTGTTATTTCATGATATACAGAACTCACAAGGGTAA
- the LOC136418602 gene encoding uncharacterized protein, with translation MIIIGKSYGDIAKTVKLAGSTVHTIIKNFNLTNLTNNKPRSGRHKKISPRDIRTIVRKVALNPKISALKLSDRVRKEIIRRVLRSKGFHGRVSRKKLLIFQQNRRNRLEFVNEY, from the exons ATGATCATTAtcg GAAAATCTTATGGTGACATAgcaaaaactgttaaattaGCTGGATCTACAGTGCACACCattataaaaaactttaatttaacaaatttaactaataataaaccCCGATCTGGAcgccataaaaaaataagtccTCGCGATATTCGGACTATTGTTAGAAAAGTTGCATTAAACCCGAAAATTAGTGCTTTGAAATTATCTGATCGAGTTCGTAAGGAAATTATAAGAAGAGTTCTGAGATCAAAGGGATTTCATGGTCGAGTTTCTAGGAAAAAGCTCCTGATCTTTCAACAAAATAGAAGAAACCGCTTAGAATTTGTGAATgagtattaa
- the LOC136418705 gene encoding flap endonuclease 1-like: MSTPEGPPKNYIPTGINKSLLTPCRRVGLSRSKKTPIDLLGLSKQDTSTTLKNKETYMLNIPEITGTLIKPHLVDTQTEDEHKIPQSNNKKIMKGTLNLQANEGFNVAAAKTISYLKEEKSASVKKENVNKKAKLEHQQINKEEIETLLESEVKLDNRKNIKAVEDTDCEGNKVNQKIKFSEKNSLICSVINNKDKPILRHLNSNLSDECLLITRKKRKFLDSDDRDDKKSLTKFTTEEYLTENSTCLQSFTKNLTVENDDLIGFAIGSTMNKGIKKKYVAINCPLISTKNDNTNETQISTKKIKVETNIGTKISCDIKQKSKKFQKQISSKFDTEESDDDMFTPSPQSYENQKENLLKRIIEMKDIVKQKEETLEKMKRAQIYKDKHSPLEVKKSTDVWKIACEKSLKDLHLKMQEHGPIEMNNLIKKIGIPDYIVKDLKLD, encoded by the coding sequence ATGTCTACTCCCGAAGGACCACCCAAAAATTACATACCAACAGGAATAAACAAGAGCTTGCTTACCCCATGTAGAAGGGTAGGGCTGTCTCGTTCCAAGAAAACACCCATTGATCTATTGGGCCTAAGCAAACAAGACACTTCAACTACCCTTAAGAATAAAGAGACATATATGCTAAATATACCAGAAATCACTGGCACACTAATAAAACCCCACTTAGTGGACACCCAAACTGAAGATGAGCATAAAATACCTcaatctaataataaaaaaattatgaaaggcACCCTGAACCTCCAAGCTAATGAGGGATTTAATGTTGCTGCTGCGAAAACTATATCATAcctaaaagaagaaaaatcagcTTCagtcaaaaaagaaaatgtgaataaGAAAGCTAAATTAGAACACCAACAAATCAATAAGGAAGAAATTGAAACTCTTCTCGAAAGTGAAGTAAAACTGgataacagaaaaaatatcaaggcTGTTGAAGACACAGATTGTGAGGGGAACAAGgtaaaccaaaaaataaaattctcagaaaaaaattctttaatatgctctgtaataaataacaaagaCAAACCAATTTTGAGACATTTGAATAGTAACTTGAGTGATGAATGCTTActtattacaagaaaaaaaaggaaatttttagaCAGTGATGATAGAGATGACAAAAAATCATTAACTAAGTTTACCACTGAAGAATATTTGACTGAGAATTCAACATGTCTTCAGTCATTTACAAAGAATTTAACAGTAGAAAATGATGATTTGATTGGATTTGCAATAGGTAGCACAATGAATAAGGGTATAAAGAAAAAGTATGTTGCTATAAATTGTCctttaatttcaacaaaaaatgacaataCTAATGAGACTCAAAtatcaactaaaaaaattaaggtagAGACTAACATAGGAACAAAAATCTCCTGTGACATAAAGCAAAAGAgcaagaaatttcaaaaacaaatttcttcaaaatttgacacTGAAGAGAGTGATGATGATATGTTTACTCCATCCCCACAAAGTTATGAAaatcagaaagaaaacttattGAAACGAATTATAGAAATGAAGGATATTGTAAAACAGAAGGAAGAGACTTTAGAGAAGATGAAGCGTGCTCAAATATACAAAGATAAACACAGTCCATTGGAAGTTAAGAAATCCACAGATGTTTGGAAGATCGCGTGCGAGAAGAGTCTCAAAGATTTGCACTTGAAAATGCAGGAACATGGACCTATAGAGATGAACAATTTGATAAAGAAAATAGGAATTCCAGATTACATTGTGAAAGACCTGAAATTGGATTGA
- the scat gene encoding vacuolar protein sorting-associated protein 54, with product MSNDQDEPWTIYKASQFLPAVLNDPNKGKQSNFFTRTWGDSFVEKTVIEKSPYLPEITYAHFDHYLRKYGKRLKRHQRFSLLKPEENGKLDAKPVISNDVSSFQDKLSVIPSIYLQNSFNLNDPKIFSQVFENDSKSENDVQDELSHYLDIVEEQIAKQVSQKSGAFFHAMTSHDTIMEQMGVAIKEVRCLRSTVQKVDRCLTLDTLRLLAFARSKRNHIALVDKLKLMATVLQTQPMLQLLLSSSDYVGALELIEGTQEVLAKELAGVTSLRHLPSQLKEMSKLIDKMLNTEFERYAAADLHRPLNSDEGVLEPERLVSLVAGLLRQNDLQFLETYKQEAVTAAQALLKQLMIEQLADAEDELNELTGSGEVAPSMDSAHWLKVLKLGSDALGKLMFRVKAVHDVIKETCDVTSGLKETVSIASKGSLDHFQSQEDHVQVIIKLKVLITSVCDYCNERLAVLVSTQSDKNTITAHQVADLAKIVEEFTCLCERICGKQSANLKAAFKIQAGNYVHKFNQQRKNKLSMLLDAERWKSTDVPMEIQVLVDKLVLGDVMQSLPGSPSEEDINTTSVNKPLPALRVSSQEYVTIGTVLILIQLVSEYCVCAYDLQLLSPVIGKNLADLLRTFNSKSCQLVLGAGALRTAGLKTITSTNLALASRSLQLVLWMIPHVRNIFQTLTGDTFKGFDTVEQDIGHHIQQLESKVLSIINTLVGEQLAEWEAKPPVPSKQFRNISRHVTKLHEAVSSVLPEEQVSDIYQEIHKNFKTRIREQILKMNIQSDGGPQHGVVTTEIIFYLQTVKMLKVLPEKFVSDKAMDDIWDR from the exons ATGAGTAACGACCAGGATGAGCCGTGGACCATCTACAAAGCCTCGCAATTTTTACCGGCAGTCTTAAACGATCCCAACAAAGGTAAACAGTCCAACTTTTTCACCAGAACTTGGGGTGATTCCTTTGTGGAGAAGACTGTGATTGAGAAGAGCCCTTATTTACCTGAAATTACTTATGCCCATTTTGACCATTACTTGCGGAAATATGGGAAAAGATTGAAACGACACCAGAGGTTTAGCCTGCTTAAACctgaagaaaatggaaaactcgATGCCAAACCTGTTATTAGCAATGATGTCTCAAGTTTTCAGGATAAGCTGAGTGTGATTCCAAGTATCTATTTGCAGAATAGCTTCAATTTGAATGATCCTAAG ATCTTTAGTCaagtatttgaaaatgattcaAAGTCCGAAAATGATGTACAAGATGAACTTAGTCATTATTTGGATATAGTTGAAGAGCAAATAGCTAAACAAGTATCTCAGAAGTCTGGGGCATTTTTTCATGCCATGACCTCACATGACACCATCATGGAACAAATGGGGGTAGCAATTAAAGAG GTTAGGTGTCTTCGGTCTACAGTACAAAAAGTTGATAGATGTCTTACATTGGACACTTTAAGACTGCTAGCATTTGCTAGATCTAAAAGGAATCACATAGCCCTAGTAGACAAGTTAAAGCTAATGGCAACAGTATTACAGACCCAGCCAATGCTACAGTTATTGTTGAGTTCTTCTGATTATGTGGGTGctttagaattaattgaag GTACACAAGAAGTTCTTGCAAAGGAACTAGCAGGGGTAACTAGCTTACGACATTTACCATCTCAACTAAAAGAAATGTCCAAGCTAATagacaaaatgttaaatacaGAATTTGAACGATATGCCGCCGCTGATTTACACAGACCTTTGAATTCTGATGAGG GAGTGTTAGAACCAGAAAGACTTGTAAGTCTCGTGGCAGGGCTCTTGAGACAAAATGACTTGCAGTTCTTAGAAACCTATAAACAGGAGGCCGTAACAGCCGCTCAAGCTTTGCTGAAACAGTTGATGATAGAGCAGTTAGCGGATGCAGAAGACGAGTTAAATGAGTTAACTGGATCAGGAGAAGTTGCTCCTTCCATGGATTCGGCACATTGGttaaaagtgttaaaattaGGAAGTGATGCGTTAG GCAAATTGATGTTCAGAGTCAAAGCTGTTCATGATGTGATAAAGGAAACTTGCGATGTCACCAGTGGTTTGAAAGAAACTGTCAGCATAGCCTCTAAAGGCAGTTTAGACCATTTCCAGTCTCAAGAAGACCATGTTCAAGTCATAATCAAACTTAAAGTCTTAATAACCTCAGTCTGTGATTATTGCAATGAGCGTTTAGCTGTACTAGTCAGTACTCAGAGTGATAAAAATACGATAACTGCTCATCAAGTGGCCGATTTGGCAAAAATAGTCGAGGAATTTACGTGTTTATGTGAGAGGATTTGCGGCAAGCAGAGTGCAAATTTGAAAGCAGCTTTTAAGATCCAAGCTGGAAACTATGTTCACAAGTTCAATCAGCAGAGGAAAAATAAACTGTCCATGCTTTTAGACGCCGAAAG gTGGAAATCAACAGACGTGCCCATGGAAATCCAAGTGTTAGTGGATAAACTCGTATTAGGCGACGTAATGCAATCACTTCCAGGTTCACCTTCTGAAGAAGACATAAATACAACATCTGTAAACAAGCCATTGCCCGCCTTAAGAGTCAGCTCCCAGGAATATGTTACTATAGGAACAGTATTAATTCTAATCCAGTTAGTATCTGAATATTGTGTGTGCGCGTACGATTTGCAACTCTTATCGCCGGTAATAGGGAAAAATTTAGCCGACCTTTTACGGACGTTTAACTCGAAATCTTGTCAACTTGTTTTGGGTGCGGGCGCATTGCGGACTGCGGGTCTTAAAACAATCACTAGTACGAATCTAGCCTTAGCGTCCAGGTCTTTGCAATTAGTGCTCTGGATGATTCCTCACGTACGAAATATCTTCCAAACTCTCACTGGCGATACTTTCAAAGGGTTTGATACAGTCGAACAGGATATTGGTCATCATATTCAACAATTGGAGTCCAAGGTTTTGTCTATAATTAACACTTTGGTTGGAGAGCAACTGGCTGAATGGGAGGCCAAACCTCCAGTTCCCAGTAAGCAATTTAGGAATATCTCAAGACATGTGACAAAATTGCATGAAGCTGTGAGTTCAGTGTTACCAGAGGAGCAG GTTAGCGACATTTACCAAGAAATCCATAAGAACTTCAAAACTCGAATACGAGAGCAGATTCTTAAGATGAACATTCAAAGCGACGGAGGCCCACAGCATGGCGTAGTTACTactgaaattatattttacttacAGACTGTGAAAATGCTGAAGGTTTTGCCTGAGAAATTCGTTAGCGATAAAGCCATGGACGATATTTGGGACAGATAA
- the LOC136418601 gene encoding uncharacterized protein, translating to MSSRVTPACVSLPAWEIIHPWYIYDQQQSFLLKLLRMIKSLIKSTFFVVNKLFNLILTPKLLKYLSQKMTKYTNAFENHLYQEAKKFQSIKYMLWVVNGALYQISAICQQIGIRRFPYANFHVFMFTVIINFWTRVNMAKSSWFDLKNLCVLLRLRTLKRDDKPPATVKIGKMDMKKLIKDFRHFQRERKKAKLLKTKMSRYTVKYQKGAQPILQDVTVEMHQRANIISFRNSNGERLDFLEDIDITTFDDTMNATIVLHIDEGAKSVSLEFINEETKSDFVAQLVTFLQLSNNLSAEEGSDSGRSTLS from the exons ATGAGCAGTAGGGTTACCCCTGCGTGTGTCTCCCTCCCCGCGTGGGAAATCATCCATCCGTGGTATATTTACGATCAACAGCAGAG ttttcttttaaaactactGCGAATGATTAAAAGTCTTatcaagagtaccttttttgtagtaaataaGTTGTTTAATCTAATACTTACACCTAAATTACTCAAATATTTATCTC aaaagATGACCAAATACACTAATGCatttgaaaatcatttataccaggaggcaaaaaagtttcaatcaattaaatacATGCTGTGGGTCGTAAATGGCGCCCTCTACCAGATAAGTGCAATTTGTCAGCAGATAGGAATTCGACGTTTCCCCTACGCTAACTTTCACGTTTTTATGTT CActgttattatcaacttttggactagaGTAAACATGGCGAAATCGTCTTGGTTTGATCTGAAGAATCtgtg TGTTTTGTTGAGGTTAAGGACGTTGAAACGAGACGACAAACCGCCAGCGACAGTTAAAATAG gtaaaatggatatgaaaaaacttattaaggATTTTCGCCACTTTCAACGTGAACGAAAGaaggccaaattattaaagacCAAAATGTCAAGATATACGGTTAAATACCAAAAGGGCGCTCAACCAATATTACAAGACGTGACGGTCGAAATGCATCAAAGGGCTAATATCATTTCCTTCCGCAACTCTAATGGCGAAAGGTTAGATTTTCTTGAAGACATAGATATCACAACTTTTGATGATACTATGAATGCAACCATAGTTCTGCATATTGATGAAGGGGCAAAGAGTGTAAGTCTAGAATTTATAAATGAGGAAACAAAAAGCGACTTCGTTGCTCAGTTAGTTACATTTTTACAACTGAG CAATAATTTAAGTGCCGAGGAGGGTAGCGATTCAGGACGATCAACCTTATCCTAA
- the Nlp gene encoding nucleoplasmin-like protein isoform X2 produces the protein MADEYFFALTLKGKNTNEVWDPEAKGAGAEDYQGGHKLIIKQALLGAEATEGEVNVIQVEAMTWKDSVKIPIATLKAGGPNNQVLLDLSFPDPPVTFTLIQGNGPVHIIGHHLIGGPIEEFDEMDEMEEEMIEDEEGEEGAEEEEDDEEPKSKKAKTNNVNKGKTPVKNNAKPKK, from the exons ATGGCAGATGAGTATTTCTTCG CTCTGACTTTAAAAGGCAAGAACACAAATGAAGTTTGGGACCCTGAAGCGAAAGGGGCCGGGGCCGAAGATTACCAAGGAGGCCACAAGCTTATAATTAAACAGGCTCTCTTAGGGGCCGAAGCGACGGAAG GTGAAGTTAATGTGATACAAGTAGAAGCGATGACCTGGAAAGACTCAGTTAAAATTCCAATTGCGACTTTGAAAGCAGGAGGCCCAAACAATCAAGTGTTGTTGGATCTTTCATTCCCAGACCCTCCAGTTACGTTTACCTTAATTCAGG GAAATGGACCAGTTCATATCATAGGTCATCATCTAATTGGTGGACCTATTGAAGAGTTTGACGAAATGGATGAAATGGAAGAAGAAATGATTGAAGATGAAGAAGGTGAAGAGGGAGCA gaagaagaagaagatgaTGAGGAGCCCAAATCGAAGAAAGCCAAAACAAACAATGTAAATAAGGGAAAGACTCCTGTAAAGAATAACGCCAAACCTAAAAAATAA
- the Nlp gene encoding nucleoplasmin-like protein isoform X1: protein MADEYFFALTLKGKNTNEVWDPEAKGAGAEDYQGGHKLIIKQALLGAEATEGEVNVIQVEAMTWKDSVKIPIATLKAGGPNNQVLLDLSFPDPPVTFTLIQGNGPVHIIGHHLIGGPIEEFDEMDEMEEEMIEDEEGEEGAFLGNSLEHKLGKKLGNFIARKLASNIFYIHSPVYHTIDSLNIITHSYLLVVPFNPVV, encoded by the exons ATGGCAGATGAGTATTTCTTCG CTCTGACTTTAAAAGGCAAGAACACAAATGAAGTTTGGGACCCTGAAGCGAAAGGGGCCGGGGCCGAAGATTACCAAGGAGGCCACAAGCTTATAATTAAACAGGCTCTCTTAGGGGCCGAAGCGACGGAAG GTGAAGTTAATGTGATACAAGTAGAAGCGATGACCTGGAAAGACTCAGTTAAAATTCCAATTGCGACTTTGAAAGCAGGAGGCCCAAACAATCAAGTGTTGTTGGATCTTTCATTCCCAGACCCTCCAGTTACGTTTACCTTAATTCAGG GAAATGGACCAGTTCATATCATAGGTCATCATCTAATTGGTGGACCTATTGAAGAGTTTGACGAAATGGATGAAATGGAAGAAGAAATGATTGAAGATGAAGAAGGTGAAGAGGGAGCA TTTCTAGGAAACTCCCTAGAACATAAGCTTGGGAAGAAGCTCGGGAATTTCATAGCTAGGAAACTGGcaagtaacattttttatattcattcCCCAGTCTATCACACTATCGATAGTCTTAATATCATAACTCATAGCTATTTGCTTGTAGTACCTTTCAACCCAGTTGTGTAA
- the Sil1 gene encoding nucleotide exchange factor SIL1, whose translation MSFQTRATIAIILLASFEVSLISNQREKKQIKNDEEFVATNEWKEIKPGQKVPSGLHYRINLSTGKKEAKTISETDKLQHEQDSKGFTLVEESDDLGDRINTDDLEQLLKNVDKKNPEKDMPKQFRSLDEIKQELGEIDLSPKSDIELLQELFHKYKEQEKKKTRDENLVLDILHNMKYLSHQIDNGNEFYKMGGFTKIIYKELNSTNTQIKQESLKLFSALAQNNPKVKVHILETGGIITLLRILNLEKAEGVKKSALTALSCTLRTFPYAQNKFIEIGGLKMFTELFLSEDSVKLKLKIVTLLNDLIVERQEDSANFEHHEFVDIESTLYDLNWCSFLNELLHDLVVVDINDFDSIEKCLLAMASLSSKCQHSYNRELISKLHQEYLLLREVNTEENHTQNYFHYLENLTLNLLETMRNTIKKEEPRKEL comes from the exons ATGAGTTTTCAAACGCGAGCCACAATAGCCATAATATTATTAGCTTCCTTTGAAGTTTCTCTTATCAGTAACCAACgtgagaaaaaacaaataaaaaatgatgaagAGTTTGTTGCAACAAATGAATGGAAAGAAATTAAACCTG gCCAAAAAGTTCCCTCAGGCCTCCATTATAGAATTAATCTTTCCACTGGCAAAAAGGAGGCGAAGACCATCTCTGAGACCGACAAATTGCAGCATGAACAGGATTCAAAAGGATTTACATTAGTAGAAGAGAGTGATGATTTAGGCGATCGAATTAACACTGATGACTTAGaacaattactgaaaaatgtagACAagaaaaatccagaaaaagaCATGCCAAAACAATTTCGCTCTTTAGATGAAATTAAACAGGAATTGGGTGAAATTGACCTTTCCCCAAAGAGTGACATTGAATTATTGCAAGAACTATTCCATAAATATAAAGagcaagaaaaaaagaaaactagaGATGAAAATTTGGTGTTGGATATTTTGCATAACATGAAATATTTGAGTCATCAAATAGATAATGGAAATGAGTTTTATAAAATGGGTGGttttaccaaaattatttataaggaATTGAACTCAACAAACACTCAAATTAAGCAAGAATCCTTGAAATTGTTCTCTGCTTTAGCTCAAAACAACCCAAAGGTGAAAGTACACATTTTGGAGACTGGTGGCATAATTACTCTTTTgaggattttaaatttggagaAAGCTGAGGGTGTGAAAAAAAGTGCTTTGACAGCTCTTAGCTGTACCCTTAGGACATTCCCCTATgcacaaaacaaatttatagaaataggaggattaaaaatgtttactgaACTATTTCTGAGTGAAGATTCTGtaaaacttaaattgaaaattgtaacTCTTCTAAATGATCTCATTGTAGAGAGGCAGGAAGACAGTGCTAATTTTGAGCATCATGAATTTGTGGATATAGAGAGTACTTTGTATGATTTGAATTGGtgtagttttttaaatgaattattgcATGACCTGGTGGTTGTTGATATAAATGACTTTGATTCAATAGAGAAGTGTTTACTGGCAATGGCATCACTCTCTAGTAAATGCCAGCATTCTTATAATAGAGAACTAATTTCCAAATTACACCAGGAGTACCTACTTTTAAGAGAAGTAAATACTGAAGAAAATCACacacaaaattatttccattatttagaaaacttaACATTGAATCTTCTTGAAACTATGAGAAATACCATCAAAAAGGAAGAACCAAGGAAAGAGCTATAA